In Limanda limanda chromosome 23, fLimLim1.1, whole genome shotgun sequence, a genomic segment contains:
- the LOC132996509 gene encoding histone H2B: MPEPAKPAPKKGSKKAVAKAPGKGGKKRRKSRKESYAIYVYKVLKQVHPDTGISSKAMGIMNSFVSDIFERIAGEASRLAHYNKRSTITSREIQTAVRLLLPGELAKHAVSEGTKAVTKYTSSK; this comes from the coding sequence ATGCCTGAACCAGCGAAGCCTGCGCCCAAGAAGGGCTCCAAGAAAGCGGTGGCGAAGGCCCCCGGTAAGGgcggaaagaagaggaggaagtccaGGAAGGAGAGCTACGCCATCTACGTGTACAAGGTGCTGAAGCAGGTCCACCCCGACACTGGGATCTCGTCCAAGGCCATGGGCATCATGAACTCCTTCGTGAGCGACATCTTCGAGCGCATCGCCGGTGAGGCCTCTCGTCTGGCTCATTACAACAAGCGCTCCACCATCACCTCCAGGGAGATTCAGACCGCCGTCCGTCTGCTGCTGCCCGGGGAGCTGGCCAAACACGCCGTGTCTGAGGGCACCAAGGCCGTGACCAAGTACACCAGCTCCAAGTAA
- the LOC132996513 gene encoding histone H4, with protein MSGRGKGGKGLGKGGAKRHRKVLRDNIQGITKPAIRRLARRGGVKRISGLIYEETRGVLKVFLENVIRDAVTYTEHAKRKTVTAMDVVYALKRQGRTLYGFGG; from the coding sequence ATGTCTGGAcgaggaaagggaggaaaggGTCTCGGGAAAGGCGGCGCAAAGCGTCATCGAAAAGTTCTCCGTGATAACATCCAGGGAATTACCAAGCCCGCTATCCGCCGCCTGGCTCGCCGTGGCGGAGTGAAGCGTATCTCCGGTCTGATCTACGAGGAGACCCGCGGCGTGTTGAAGGTTTTCCTGGAGAACGTGATCCGCGATGCTGTCACCTACACCGAGCACGCCAAGAGGAAGACCGTGACCGCCATGGACGTGGTGTATGCTCTGAAGAGACAGGGCCGCACTCTGTACGGCTTCGGCGGATAA
- the LOC132997030 gene encoding histone H1-like encodes MKRRGDDRKSGSTSPGASAISASSIAYPLTFHSLLSVSALKKALAAGGYDVEKNNSRVNTTIKKLVVSGTLVQTKGTGATGSFKMSKKVETKVHKPVKKATPKAKKPAAKKPAVAKKPKAAAAKKPAAAKKSPKKVTKPAAAKKVAKSPKKVAKSPKKVVKKAPAAKKAPAKKVAKPKAKKTAAKKK; translated from the exons ATGAAACGTCGAGGCGATGATAGGAAGTCTGGCTCAACTTCGCCAGGAGCCTCGGCCATCAGCG CCTCCAGCATCGCTTACCCACTGACTTTTCACTCGTTATTGTCAGTGTCCGCCCTCAAGAAGGCTCTGGCTGCCGGAGGTTACGATGTGGAGAAGAACAATTCCCGCGTCAACACCACCATCAAGAAGCTGGTGGTCAGCGGGACCCTGGTCCAGACCAAGGGAACCGGGGCCACAGGCTCGTTCAAGATGAGCAAGAAGGTGGAGACCAAGGTCCATAAGCCGGTGAAGAAGGCCACTCCCAAAGCGAAGAAGCCCGCCGCCAAGAAACCTGCAGTGGCTAAAAAGCCCAAGGCAGCGGCAGCAAAGAAGCCAGCAGCCGCCAAAAAGTCCCCGAAGAAGGTGACGAAACCAGCAGCGGCCAAGAAGGTGGCCAAGAGCCCTAAGAAGGTGGCGAAGAGCCCCAAGAAGGTGGTGAAAAAGGCGCCTGCTGCCAAGAAAGCCCCCGCGAAGAAGGTCGCCAAACCCAAAGCGAAGAAGACCGCAGCCAAGAAGAAGTGA